The genomic DNA TGCGCGAACAGCAGGAGGAATTGCAGCAAACCAATGAGCAGTTGCAGCACCTCAACATGGAATTAGAGGAGAAAGCCAACGAACTGGAAGCCCGCAACCGTGAAGTAGAACGCAAAAATCGACAAATTGAGCAGGCACGGCAGGCATTGGAGGAGAAGGCAGCTCAGCTTGCCCTCAGTTCCCGCTACAAGTCGGAGTTTCTGGCAAATATGTCCCACGAGCTGCGGACGCCGCTCAACAGTCTGCTGATTCTGGCAAATTTGCTGGGTCAAAATCGCGATGGCAACTTAACGCCAAAGCAAATCGAATACAGTCAGACTATCTATGCGGCAGGGAATGATTTATTAGATCTGATTAATGATATTCTCGACCTCGCCAAGATCGAATCCGGCAAACTCTCGATCGAACTGCAAAAAGTTCCGCTGGCGGAGTTAAAGACCCCCCTGGAGCAAACCTTTAGTCAGGTGGCGCAGCAGAAGGGACTAGAGTTTGCGATCGTGCTTGACCCCCAACTGCCCCAGGTGTTTACGACCGATCCCAAGCGGCTTCAGCAGATCCTCAGGAATTTGCTGTCGAATGCGTTTAAGTTCACATTGCAGGGCAGCGTCACCCTGAGCATCAGTCGGGCAAACCTCTGTCTGGCAAATCCAGATTCAGGCAGTTCTGATTTTGCCAATTTGCATCCAGACAACTCAGCTCTAGATGCAGCCTTTTTGGGACAGGGCGATCGAGAGCAGCGCAATCGCAATCTGCCTGTTATTGCCTTTACGGTACAGGATACGGGCATTGGAATTCCGACGGAAAAGCAGGCTGCCATTTTCGAGGCGTTTCAGCAGGCGGATGGCACAACGAGCCGCAAATATGGCGGGACAGGTCTGGGGCTATCTATTAGCCGTGAGCTTGCCAATCTACTGGGTGGCTATTTGACAGTTGAAAGCCAGGAAGGACAGGGCAGCACGTTTACAGTCTATCTCCCTGACTACAGTGCCGCTGTTTCTCAAAGGGATTCTGCTCTATTCCCGATCGATTCATCGAGTAGTTCCCAAAACATCTCACAAAACATTCCCCAAAACATTTCACAAAAGAACATCCCCCTGCGATCGCCGGATGGATCGGCAGAAGTGTTGCTGAATTCATCTACGGATTCATTATCCAGTTCTTTCACGGGTTCGAGCATGGGTCAGGCTGTTAATCCATCTGCCAATCCGTCTATCAATCCGTCTGGTAATCAACAATTGGTGAATAGCCCATCTGTTCAGTCAGGGCTTACTCCCGGTTCGCCTGCGATCGATTCTCATCCGGGTGTAATTCAGGATTATTCCTGCTATGCCGCAGATGCCAATATTAAGGACGATCGGGACAGGGTACAGCCGGGGGATATGGTGCTGCTGATTATTGAGGATGATCTCAACTTTGCCCACGGCTTGCTGGAGATCGCCCATCAGCAGGGCTTTAAGAGCCTGATTGCAACGCGCAGCGATGTGGGACTGGGAATGGTGCGGCAGTTCAAACCTGCTGCGATCATGCTGGATATTCGTTTAACCGATGGTTTGGGTTGGCGAGTTTTAGAACAGCTCAGGAACAGTGCCCAGACGCGGGGAATTCCAGTCTATGTGATTTCGGCGGACGATCATCTGGAGCGGAGTTTGCAGCTTGGAGCGATCGCTTTTCTGCAAAAGCCCATTACCGTCGAAACCCTGGATGAAACCTTTTCTGCGCTAAAGGAATTCGTGGCGCGGCAGGTCAAGCAGCTTCTCATTATTGAGGACGATCTGATGCAGTCCCAGAGCATTTGCGAACTGCTAGGACAAAACAATCTGCAAACCACTATCGCCGCTTCGGGAACCCAGGCAATAGAAATTTTGCAATCGACTCGGTTTGACTGCGCGATTCTAGACCTGAACCTGCCGGATATGGATGGCTTTGACCTTCTGGAGCAGATCAAAAATCAGGATTCGACCCTACCGATCGTCGTCTACACCGGCAAGGAACTAACCGTAGAAGAGGAAATCTGCCTGAAGCGATTTACGGAAACTATCATCATCAAAGATGTGCGATCGCCAGAGCGATTATTTGACGAAATCATGCTGTTCCTGCATCAGGTGCAGACTGAATTAGCGCCCTCCTTACCCCAGGGAACTGCTTCGGCAGCTTCTTCAGTAACTGCTTCGGCAGCTTCCTCAAACAAACGTACCGAAACGGAAGGGAGCCGGATACAGGCATCAGATGCGGTGCTGGCGGGTAAGAAAGTGCTGATTATTGATGACGATGTGCGGAACATCTTCGCGATTACTAGCTTGCTCGAAGAATATGATATCGAAGTGCTTTACGCAGAGAACGGACAGGCTGGACTGCGGGTATTATCTCAGCATCCGGATGTGAATCTGGTGTTGATGGATGTCATGATGCCGGAAATGGATGGCTATGAAACCACCTGTACCATTCGCTCGCAAAGCCAGTTTCGATCGCTGCCCATTATTACGCTGACGGCAAAGGCAATGAAGGGCGATCGAGAAAAATGCCTGGAGGCAGGGGCATCAGACTACATCACAAAACCTGTGAATCCGGATCAGCTGGTTTCGCTGCTGCGGGTCTGGCTGTATGGATAGTTCGGAATGATTTCAAGAACCTCCC from Leptolyngbya ohadii IS1 includes the following:
- a CDS encoding response regulator; amino-acid sequence: MLQTRQENNTLYATIAISLVIAATLLYPGLAQNLLTATGFIPHGHCYLWKPELVWLHVTTDTIIGVCYVAISATLAFLVYRTRKEIPFHWMFLVFGAFIIACGATHFMEVITLWHPVYWLSGDVKLVTALASVSAALTLPPLVPKVEELLQTVKLAEERRKQLELAKQNDEDQTWLKSNVVELSRILQGQRNLETAASLILTRLCSLIEAQQGVFYWLDRETKTPILRLAGSYASQDSPQLKPCLQLGEGLIGQCAIDQKQFLLNDVPDDYLRIGSGLGSTTPRQLIVLPVLFETQVVAVIELAALQPFTTLSLRFLNEACDTLGVVLTTIAATARTTELLLQSQALTEELQQQQAELQETNCRLEEQADELQESEAQLREQQEELQQTNEQLQHLNMELEEKANELEARNREVERKNRQIEQARQALEEKAAQLALSSRYKSEFLANMSHELRTPLNSLLILANLLGQNRDGNLTPKQIEYSQTIYAAGNDLLDLINDILDLAKIESGKLSIELQKVPLAELKTPLEQTFSQVAQQKGLEFAIVLDPQLPQVFTTDPKRLQQILRNLLSNAFKFTLQGSVTLSISRANLCLANPDSGSSDFANLHPDNSALDAAFLGQGDREQRNRNLPVIAFTVQDTGIGIPTEKQAAIFEAFQQADGTTSRKYGGTGLGLSISRELANLLGGYLTVESQEGQGSTFTVYLPDYSAAVSQRDSALFPIDSSSSSQNISQNIPQNISQKNIPLRSPDGSAEVLLNSSTDSLSSSFTGSSMGQAVNPSANPSINPSGNQQLVNSPSVQSGLTPGSPAIDSHPGVIQDYSCYAADANIKDDRDRVQPGDMVLLIIEDDLNFAHGLLEIAHQQGFKSLIATRSDVGLGMVRQFKPAAIMLDIRLTDGLGWRVLEQLRNSAQTRGIPVYVISADDHLERSLQLGAIAFLQKPITVETLDETFSALKEFVARQVKQLLIIEDDLMQSQSICELLGQNNLQTTIAASGTQAIEILQSTRFDCAILDLNLPDMDGFDLLEQIKNQDSTLPIVVYTGKELTVEEEICLKRFTETIIIKDVRSPERLFDEIMLFLHQVQTELAPSLPQGTASAASSVTASAASSNKRTETEGSRIQASDAVLAGKKVLIIDDDVRNIFAITSLLEEYDIEVLYAENGQAGLRVLSQHPDVNLVLMDVMMPEMDGYETTCTIRSQSQFRSLPIITLTAKAMKGDREKCLEAGASDYITKPVNPDQLVSLLRVWLYG